A single genomic interval of uncultured Desulfobacter sp. harbors:
- the lpdA gene encoding dihydrolipoyl dehydrogenase, translated as MNEKKTFDLLVLGGGPGGYTAAFRAADLGLHVCLVEKKKQLGGVCLNAGCIPSKTLLHCAKVIEEARNMKTFGIGYGAPDINLNDLRAKKNAVIKQLTDGLDGLAESRKVVRVYGTGVFEDRHTLKVTTEQDEEQIRFDRCIVATGSRPVTLPDQPDHPLIWDAADALDLNFIPKRLLVVGGGVIGLEMAQVYHALGSEITIVEMADRILPPADKDLVQPLFLKFKKIYTILTRAKVTGISTEDETVTVGVEQAGEDKTGEYDAVLVAVGRRPNSGNIGLENTGLNPDSNGFIRVDQQQRTQVDNIFAVGDLVGEPMLAHKAIHQGKVAAEVCAGHAAAFDAMGIPSVAYTIPEVAWVGLTETAAKENNIEYEKGKFPWGASSRALSADAAIGTTKVLFSKETGRLVGAGICGINSGELIQEAVLALEMGADARDIAKTIHAHPTLSETFAFASEMVDGSITDAMPPKKRVET; from the coding sequence TTGAACGAAAAGAAAACATTTGATCTTTTGGTGTTGGGCGGCGGACCAGGGGGCTACACAGCGGCATTCCGTGCCGCTGATCTCGGCCTCCATGTCTGTTTGGTGGAAAAGAAAAAACAACTGGGCGGTGTTTGCCTGAACGCCGGCTGCATCCCTTCAAAGACCCTGCTGCATTGTGCCAAGGTCATTGAAGAGGCACGGAATATGAAAACATTCGGCATCGGGTACGGGGCGCCTGATATCAACCTTAATGACCTGCGTGCCAAAAAAAATGCGGTGATAAAACAGCTCACCGACGGTTTAGACGGACTGGCCGAATCACGGAAGGTTGTCCGAGTCTACGGTACCGGGGTGTTTGAGGACCGGCATACCCTGAAGGTCACGACGGAGCAGGACGAAGAGCAGATCCGGTTTGACCGGTGTATCGTGGCCACAGGGTCCAGGCCGGTGACACTGCCGGATCAACCGGATCACCCCTTGATCTGGGATGCCGCCGATGCCCTGGATCTTAATTTTATTCCCAAACGCCTGCTGGTAGTGGGCGGGGGCGTCATCGGCCTTGAAATGGCGCAGGTTTATCATGCTTTGGGATCGGAAATTACCATTGTGGAAATGGCTGACCGGATTCTTCCGCCGGCGGACAAGGATCTGGTTCAGCCGCTATTTCTCAAGTTCAAAAAGATATACACCATCCTGACCCGGGCAAAGGTCACCGGTATCAGTACGGAAGACGAAACGGTGACCGTGGGTGTTGAACAGGCAGGGGAGGATAAAACCGGGGAGTACGATGCCGTTCTCGTGGCTGTGGGACGCAGGCCCAACAGCGGGAATATCGGCCTTGAAAATACCGGTCTGAACCCTGATTCGAATGGGTTTATCCGGGTAGATCAGCAGCAGCGCACCCAAGTTGACAATATTTTTGCCGTCGGCGACCTGGTGGGAGAGCCCATGCTTGCCCACAAGGCCATACACCAGGGAAAGGTGGCGGCCGAAGTCTGTGCGGGCCACGCTGCCGCCTTTGATGCCATGGGCATTCCCTCCGTGGCCTACACCATTCCCGAGGTGGCTTGGGTCGGATTGACGGAAACAGCCGCCAAAGAAAACAATATTGAATATGAAAAGGGGAAATTTCCCTGGGGCGCCAGCAGCCGGGCCCTGTCGGCGGATGCGGCAATCGGGACCACCAAGGTTTTGTTCTCCAAAGAAACCGGCCGGCTCGTGGGGGCCGGCATCTGCGGCATCAACAGTGGTGAACTTATACAGGAAGCCGTGCTGGCCCTGGAAATGGGGGCGGATGCCCGGGATATCGCCAAGACCATCCATGCCCATCCCACCTTGTCGGAAACCTTTGCCTTTGCCTCTGAAATGGTGGACGGCTCCATCACCGACGCTATGCCCCCAAAAAAACGCGTTGAAACGTAA